GGCAGGATACCATGTCTCAGATAATGACTCGCCGTGCAATTTGTCACTTAAGTGTGCAAACTGTGGAGGCAATCATGTTTCATTTAGCTTCACATGTCCCAAACTAAAAGCAATTGCGAGTCTCAATTTGCCAAAAACTAAtataagataaattttatttttttaaatgtatacaAAACACCTTGCTGCACCTGCTAAGAAAGCCCCAAAGGGTAATATAaagtattatttataattatcaaatatattcCATAGTTTACAACTTctatataaaatagaaaagcaAGTCGGCTACAGTCCAGGAATATTAGGCCTTTCATATGTTGTAAAGTATATCCATCCATAAACAACAATTTTGGTAAATGAATCTCTAAAATGTTTCatgaaacattaaaataattgaataagtACAATCttagacataaaaaagaaactgatttaGAATGAACTAGAACTAGCTGCGGAATAGAATCATTGCCTTGTGATTTGGAGCAGCTCAGCTTTTGAAGAAATGAcacaaatctttatttaaaggATTGTACTTGCACAGATTTTTGCCAAGATTGTAGTGTTGAAATCACTTTGGACGTGAAGGGAACTGAGGGATCAACGAGACAAGTTACAACTGCCGGTATGGTTACATCAGATTCAAGAGTCGTTCCAGTTACTTCACGAAGATGTGATGCTGATGCAGGAGAATATGACGAAATAGATCGTAAGCTTTAGCCTGCTTAATTCTTTGTTTCTAttagcagctttttttttactgatgcAGTAAACTCTGCATCATCCTATCCAAAACAAGACGCGTGAAAATAAACGACTAAGGTGCATTATATAGTTACTTTACGctataatttatgttttatttttctttttctttttttcgaagTGTAGAATAGACTTGATAGAAATTAAGTAAGGTATTCAGACTAGGGTTGCTgctacattgaaaaaaaatttgctattttaCAAGCAAGTGAGGTTAGTCACAAGACAAACagggatatttaaaaaaaatattttgcgcaTTTAGTTTCTCCAAGTCTTTCTTGCAGAAGAAATGGACAGTTCTGGACaaagaaaaactaacaaaagttTGCAATCTTCACGGGCATTTAAATCACTAATATAAAGATAGTAGCCTCTCAaatcttctcccccccccctccaaccccttaTTTTAGCATTCTAAAAACCATGATGATGGTATAattcgtttttcaaatttttcatctttttatccAACAGTTCGAGGGGGATTgacccctcctcagcacctcgatctttacgctaaagtttcaattttaagaATACTCTAAGAATGGCCCGTGAAACACGGGGTTCGGTTAATTAAAAcaacaagaagcttttttaaaagtactaaaaaacatTATCTTGAAGAGTGAGGTGTCACGGAGAGggaaacccccctcatatacgtaataatttctgctcgttttaagttttaattttgctccttactttcagttgaaacacttaattttttttttggctctacaataaaattttgatttttgtgctTGTCCATTTCGTGGGGCTTTATATTGTACTTAAAAGAAATCGTCTTTCGCATGAATGTAAAAATTTCTAAATCTCTTTTGAtagattataaaaatttatgaacCGTTTATAAAATTAATCTGTAAACcgtttataaaattaatttataaactaTCAACATTCTTTTGATTGCTTTCAATCGACGAATTTACATAGCATGTCAATACCACATTAGAATATGGTTTGGAAATTAAGTATTGTCTACTTTTGTTTGGAATAGTAGATCTCATGAACTCTATCTCTTTCCGTGTCATTCTGTAATCTAAAGATGAAAAGGTCCTAACCCCCTAGCATAGACTGAGGCAAAAGCGTGTTTCAAAAAACCTATCTTCTGACATTAAGCATCAGGCCTGTGAGCAGGGACCTTCTGAGATTAAAAAGTTTTGCAACCTGGTACCCCGCGATTTGCTGAGCTAACTTTGAATTGCATTTTGTTATTTgctgaatatatttttcaaagtttttttcttccgtgtatattcttttcttcttttttttttagatgaagcCCCTTTTCAATGGGACGCAAAACCgaacaagtttttctttaatattgaaACGTGTGGTTCACTAAGACCCGAAAACATAGTTATTCATGGCATTGCTGCACTGAAAAAGAAACTATCTGACCTGCAGATGAGCCTCAGTCAAGAATTTCAAAATGACGCACTTGCtatctaatatttatttttcttctaaaagctatgcattatttttttggtaCATTATTATGAAATTGTCGTTGACAGATTGGACTTTATTTTTCGTTGTTGAGATCTAGAATATAGACAAAAGAATGAAGGGATTATTTACCCTTAATATTGATTCTTTCTCATACCCACAAGCCGTTAGTTAATAAGTAACTTGTAAAGAGAGGGTAGGGGAGCCCCTTTAATGAGTAAAGCAAACCTGGGTTGTCCTTGGTGTTTCGAATGACtgttctacaaaaaaaaaaatttagggtaaaaaataagagataaaaTCAAGGAGTTTGGCAGTTGGCAGGATGTACCCGTAGAAACACCATGTATTCGATAAATGGCAATGAGCTTATTCCAGTCAAGATCATCAGAATCTGTAAACAGAAAGCTCAACTAGGCTGATAAATTTACTGAACGGCACGATTAACATAATACAAAATTTCAAGTCGAGAACCATTTAAAACTCGCTTCATactgcttttgaaaaaaattcaaatggtcTGCTGATATTCATGAATTTTGCCGCTATTAACAAACGACGTCCTGCTAAATCCTGAGCAGCGTTGATGCTTACTGACGCACCTTCGTGGCTATGAATATTGCACAGGAAACAGAAAAATGTGAATCGAAACAGCTTTAACATTGTCATATGGAAGTGTCAAAGTCATCCGATATTTCGCTTGTTCTAGTGGATTTGATGACCAGTAATCGGGCtgctatttctgaaaaaagacACTAGGCTTTTTCTGCTGATGCATAGTCAACATTGTTGACCAATCTATTCTGGTGAGACATTGTCCGTTAGCAATTGTGTTCTAGCGACCACAAAGGTTTGTTAATCCCCACTGTGGGTGAAAATGACCCCCAAATAAAATCGTTGCTGTTTAAATTTAAGAAGGGAATTTCAAGAATGGATATCATACGGGAAAACTGTTTTTGTTCTtgcaattttagaaaacaaaaaaaaatgcttaattgGCCATAAAGATTGATATATTGACTATTAACTAAATCTGAGTGTAAATAAATCTGAGTAAATAAATgagttatattaaaaataataagacaaTGTTCAATTGAGTTAGAAAATGTTACCCTTTGTTTCCCACAGTAATGACAGTTTTTGTTCTTGCAAAAATTATTGTTGGTCCACAATCATTGACAAGCAAATC
This is a stretch of genomic DNA from Artemia franciscana chromosome 18, ASM3288406v1, whole genome shotgun sequence. It encodes these proteins:
- the LOC136038363 gene encoding DNA-directed RNA polymerase II subunit RPB3-like codes for the protein MAIDWIQFEANSTVLFDEFLAHRIGLIPLTSDEVVDKMVYSRDCTCTDFCQDCSVEITLDVKGTEGSTRQVTTAGMVTSDSRVVPVTSRRCDADAGEYDEIDHEAPFQWDAKPNKFFFNIETCGSLRPENIVIHGIAALKKKLSDLQMSLSQEFQNDALAI